Proteins encoded in a region of the Labrus mixtus chromosome 19, fLabMix1.1, whole genome shotgun sequence genome:
- the LOC132994520 gene encoding ADP-ribosyl cyclase/cyclic ADP-ribose hydrolase 1-like isoform X1, with protein MVSKKALAIGGTVTVVVVVVIVVPSVLLTQKAEFRETFMKKCLEFPEEKHICETIWTNFEQAYVGKEKCNFSDQNYDKLLAETPFKHPCGKTMFWSKTKDLVHKFTKKRDCFFTLEDTLLGYVLNGLSWCGEKGNNETFTENCEDCLPNPVSSFWKIASTRFAQYACEEASVMLDGERKEPYDSNSFFGGVEVPNLQPPRVKNLTVVLVTEEISACTCESLGTLRKDLDQRIGCACKAVTKSRVETCIEDNTPCGACW; from the exons ATGGTATCTAAAAAGGCTTTGGCCATCGGGGGTACTGTCACTGTCGTGGTTGTCGTGGTTATTGTTGTTCCTTCGGTACTTCTGACTCAAAAAGCCGAGTTCAGggaaacattcatgaagaagtGTTTGGAGTTTCCAGAGGAAAAACACAT ctgtGAAACTATTTGGACTAACTTTGAACAGGCCTACGTAGGAAAGGAGAAATGTAACTTTTCTGACCAAAACTATGATAAACTCTTGGCTGAGACCCCCTTCAAGCATCCATGTGGCAAA ACGATGTTCTGGAGCAAAACGAAGGATTTGGTCCATAAGTTCACCAAGAAGAGAGATTGCTTCTTCACCTTGGAGGACACTTTGTTGGGATATGTGCTGAATGGACTGAGCTGGTGTGGGGAAAAGGGAAACAATG AAACATTCACTGAGAATTGTGAGGACTGCCTGCCCAACCCTGTTAGCTCATTCTGGAAAATAGCCTCAACCAGG tttgcaCAGTATGCCTGTGAGGAAGCATCAGTAATGCTTGATGGTGAGAGAAAAGAGCCATACGATTCTAACAG TTTCTTTGGAGGTGTAGAGGTTCCAAATCTTCAACCACCCAGAGTAAAGAACCTCACTGTGGTTCTGGTCACTGAGGAGATTAG tgccTGTACCTGTGAATCCCTCGGGACTTTAAGGAAGGACCTGGATCAAAGAATAGGTTGTGCCTGCAAAGCAGTGACTAA ATCACGTGTGGAGACGTGCATAGAAGACAACACGCCATGTGGAGCCTGCTGGTGA
- the LOC132994520 gene encoding ADP-ribosyl cyclase/cyclic ADP-ribose hydrolase 1-like isoform X2, whose protein sequence is MVSKKALAIGGTVTVVVVVVIVVPSVLLTQKAEFRETFMKKCLEFPEEKHICETIWTNFEQAYVGKEKCNFSDQNYDKLLAETPFKHPCGKTMFWSKTKDLVHKFTKKRDCFFTLEDTLLGYVLNGLSWCGEKGNNETFTENCEDCLPNPVSSFWKIASTRFAQYACEGASVMLDGERKEPYDSNSFFGGVEVPNLQPPRVKNLTVVLVTEEIRNCTCESLGTLRKDLDQRIGCACKAVTKSRVETCIEDNTPCGACW, encoded by the exons ATGGTATCTAAAAAGGCTTTGGCCATCGGGGGTACTGTCACTGTCGTGGTTGTCGTGGTTATTGTTGTTCCTTCGGTACTTCTGACTCAAAAAGCCGAGTTCAGggaaacattcatgaagaagtGTTTGGAGTTTCCAGAGGAAAAACACAT ctgtGAAACTATTTGGACTAACTTTGAACAGGCCTACGTAGGAAAGGAGAAATGTAACTTTTCTGACCAAAACTATGATAAACTCTTGGCTGAGACCCCCTTCAAGCATCCATGTGGCAAA ACGATGTTCTGGAGCAAAACGAAGGATTTGGTCCATAAGTTCACCAAGAAGAGAGATTGCTTCTTCACCTTGGAGGACACTTTGTTGGGATATGTGCTGAATGGACTGAGCTGGTGTGGGGAAAAGGGAAACAATG AAACATTCACTGAGAATTGTGAGGACTGCCTGCCCAACCCTGTTAGCTCATTCTGGAAAATAGCCTCAACCA ggtttgcaCAATATGCCTGTGAGGGAGCATCAGTAATGCTTGATGGTGAGAGAAAAGAGCCATACGATTCTAACAG TTTCTTTGGAGGTGTAGAGGTTCCAAATCTTCAACCACCCAGAGTAAAGAACCTCACTGTGGTTCTGGTCACTGAGGAGATTAG gaacTGTACCTGTGAATCCCTCGGGACTTTAAGGAAGGACCTGGATCAAAGAATAGGTTGTGCCTGCAAAGCAGTGACTAA ATCACGTGTGGAGACGTGCATAGAAGACAACACGCCATGTGGAGCCTGCTGGTGA
- the LOC132994523 gene encoding ADP-ribosyl cyclase/cyclic ADP-ribose hydrolase 1-like, translating into MVSKKALAIGGAITFVVVLVPSVLLFEDTFMNKCLEVKEEEKTCKRALVLFKQAYVGKDPDTVTPDNYKELFDLIPFNHPCKKTMLWSKTSDLVKLVEKGKCYVPIAHNKLGYVLDDFKWCGKKNSKETFTGAECSDKQDKIPSYSFWTMASIRYAQHACEEVKALLNGDVEVPYDTKSFFGRFEVPKLDHTKVTKLDVILAVKKKGMQCNDESLKNLKNELKQKGIGYDCKEVLRCQVKKILNTC; encoded by the exons ATGGTATCTAAAAAGGCTTTGGCCATCGGTGGTGCTATCACCTTCGTGGTTGTCCTCGTTCCATCGGTACTGCTGTTCGAAGATACGTTCATGAATAAGTGCTTGGAGgttaaagaggaagaaaaaac ctgtaaaaGAGCATTGGTTCTCTTCAAACAAGCCTATGTAGGGAAGGACCCGGATACTGTCACTCCAGACAATTATAAAGAACTCTTTGATCTGATCCCCTTCAATCATCCATGCAAAAAA ACAATGCTGTGGAGCAAAACAAGTGATTTGGTCAAGTTggttgaaaaaggaaaatgctACGTCCCCATTGCACACAATAAGTTGGGATACGTGCTGGACGATTTTAAATGGTGTGGGAAGAAGAACAGCAAGG AAACTTTCACTGGTGCCGAGTGCAGTGACAAGCAGGACAAAATCCCTTCTTATTCATTTTGGACCATGGCCTCCATCAGG TATGCACAACATGCCTGTGAAGAAGTCAAAGCGCTGCTGAATGGAGATGTGGAAGTCCCATACGATACTAAGAG TTTCTTTGGACGTTTTGAGGTACCTAAACTTGATCATACCAAAGTGACGAAACTGGATGTTATTCTGGCTGTTAAGAAGAAAGG gaTGCAGTGCAACGACGAATCCctcaagaatttaaaaaatgagctgaaacaaaaaggaatcGGTTACGATTGCAAGGAAGTGCTCAG ATGCCAAGtgaagaaaatattaaataccTGCTGA
- the LOC132994525 gene encoding ADP-ribosyl cyclase/cyclic ADP-ribose hydrolase 1-like, with product MVSKKALAIGATVTVVVVVVVVVVVVPSVLLTQKAEFRETFMKKCLEFPEEKDICETIWPNFEQAYVGKEKCNFSDQNYDQLLAETPFKYPCGKTMFWSKTKDLVHKFTKKRDCFFTLEDTSLGYVLNGLSWCGEKGNNETFTENCEDCLPNPVSSFWKIASTRVSIQKQNQ from the exons ATGGTATCTAAAAAGGCTTTGGCCATCGGGGCTACTGTCACTGTCGTGGTTGTCGTGGTtgtcgtggttgttgttgttccttCGGTACTTCTGACTCAAAAAGCCGAGTTCAGggaaacattcatgaagaagtGTTTGGAGTTTCCAGAGGAAAAAGACAT ctgtGAAACTATTTGGCCTAACTTTGAACAGGCCTACGTAGGAAAGGAGAAATGTAACTTTTCTGACCAAAACTATGATCAACTCTTGGCTGAGACCCCCTTCAAGTATCCATGTGGCAAA ACGATGTTCTGGAGCAAAACGAAGGATTTGGTCCATAAGTTCACCAAGAAGAGAGATTGCTTCTTCACCTTGGAGGACACTTCGTTGGGATATGTGCTGAATGGACTGAGCTGGTGTGGGGAAAAGGGAAACAATG AAACATTCACTGAGAATTGTGAAGACTGCCTGCCCAACCCTGTTAGCTCATTCTGGAAAATAGCCTCCACCAGGGTAAGTATCCAGAAGCAAAATCAATAG